A window of the Vanessa cardui chromosome 27, ilVanCard2.1, whole genome shotgun sequence genome harbors these coding sequences:
- the LOC124541229 gene encoding serine protease filzig: MTVEKCQRYLSDVRRMVFFIVLLIFLDNSPSTCRGEEYDRDGRKLFGGYKITPSYCKASRAAKYNRGNTICMFNHECVQRGGEVVGACMDGFLFGACCQLPSDSQSHLPKGPGVVMTSYLDYPDPETETDDYDGEQLSAWHNSFKPVITPGYRPSTNQVSTSTMKSEQDFSTESQAEIISEGFNQITNTLLSTPPKDNNFYIKPEDVYTHSTINHVVADTILLHKNGSEVNDVVRPSDFNIQISSMQTKPTVAPTSTSVHSPSIIVSTHRPVYKPVFKPKPANKTTTKQPTTENYVMVSTITKDTQKMPELSSINSIIQMLNESTPSMKDDVSSPSTLDVMETKSSPSPSTVTPISYSSSFPNYYITTGHYVTLKPSTYPSSTSYVTYLNKKPVSTKKPSYSNIYTTPNSIPQDDRPIKPYYSSPKPSQSTSEDIDAFNRYPTNPEEFGESITTFSYVSSTTTSKPTTTTRKPPSTSYVTGSKPLKRPVTSSSNYGSSKPLKRPATTPSNFLSTYDAADSFSSVTPTVIVLNNPNLATSGEETQFVEISQEPFKKPVSQITVNNHIESTNNIYMGKPPQSTEKPKPQTSYERPSSPTVVITPKPSPVTTPYPNRITATGPSSTSSTPSYDSYTEYHSTTTMKTEMQTAPDNFINFPPVRNPMLNSNGTNSNIFNTSVSISDNELDDVDFSTPTWQDDDKLNDKMNLFVNKIVGSLQGTFQELHDIVILDKKPNATIIKPTTAKPPKKTVPTRKPVTTTRKPARITTTTKKPLKTTKKPPKQTTPSKRTTTTTTTTTTTTTTPPPTTTTKKPVTTTKKSKPTKKVTTTTVTTTVTEQDEVTTEQPEVIDYNDKNLCGVRPMMKSGRIVGGKDAKFGEWPWQVLVRESTWMGLVIKNKCGGVLITNRFVTTAAHCQPGFLASLIAVFGENDLSKDAEPRRPIAKNVRRVIVHRQYDAATFENDLALLELDTPVQFDAHIVPICMPQDDTDFTGRVGTVTGWGRLTYNGVVPSILQEVQVPVIDNSACQEMFHAAGHAKKILNSFICAGYANGQRDSCEGDSGGPLVLQRDDGKWQLVGTVSHGIKCAAPYLPGVYMRTTYYKPWLKSLTGVR, translated from the exons ATGGCCGTAAACTATTTGGAGGATATAAAATAACACCATCATATTGCAAAGCAAGCCGAGCGGCGAAATACAACAGAGGCAATACAATATGCATGTTTAATCATGAATGCGTGCAAAGAGGCGGAGAGGTCGTCGGTGCATGCATGGATGGATTTCTCTTCGGAGCATGCTGTCAGCTACCATCAGACAGCCAATCACATTTACCAAAAGGTCCCGGTGTTGTTATGACAAGTTACCTAGATTACCCTGACCCTGAAACGGAGACTGATGATTACGATGGTGAGCAATTGAGTGCTTGGCATAACAGTTTCAAACCAGTCATCACACCCGGGTACAGACCAAGTACAAACCAAGTGTCTACATCTACAATGAAGTCAGAACAAGATTTCAGCACTGAAAGTCAAGCAGAAATCATATCTGAAGGTTTCAATCAGATTACAAACACTCTCTTAAGTACTCCGCCTAAAGACAACAACTTCTATATTAAACCAGAAGATGTGTACACACACAGCACAATCAATCACGTAGTAGCTGACACAATACTTCTACACAAGAATGGTTCAGAAGTAAACGATGTTGTAAGACCATcagattttaatattcaaatatcttCAATGCAAACTAAACCAACGGTTGCACCAACGTCGACATCAGTTCATTCTCCTTCAATTATTGTATCAACACATAGACCAGTATACAAGCCTGTATTTAAACCAAAACCAGCAAATAAAACAACGACGAAACAGCCTACAACAGAAAACTATGTAATGGTATCGACTATTACAAAAGATACCCAAAAAATGCCGGAACTTTCAtctataaatagtattatacaAATGCTCAACGAGAGTACTCCGAGTATGAAAGACGATGTAAGTTCCCCATCTACTTTAGATGTCATGGAAACAAAATCTTCACCATCTCCATCTACAGTCACCCCCATATCATACAGTAGTAGTTTCCCCAACTATTACATAACTACTGGACACTATGTTACACTTAAGCCGTCGACGTATCCAAGCAGTACTTCTTATGttacatatttaaacaaaaaacctGTGTCAACCAAAAAACCATCTTAcagtaatatttatacaacacCAAATAGCATACCTCAAGATGATAGACCTATCAAACCATATTATTCATCACCTAAGCCTAGTCAATCGACTAGCGAAGACATAGACGCATTTAATAGATATCCCACTAACCCAGAGGAGTTCGGTGAGTCTATTACAACATTTAGTTATGTAAGCTCAACCACAACATCTAAACCTACTACAACAACAAGAAAGCCACCCTCTACAAGTTACGTCACGGGATCGAAACCATTGAAAAGACCAGTTACTTCATCATCAAACTACGGATCATCAAAGCCTTTGAAGAGACCAGCAACTACTCCATCAAATTTCCTATCAACTTATGACGCCGCTGACTCCTTCTCGAGTGTAACACCAACAGTCATCGTATTAAATAATCCCAATTTAGCAACGTCTGGAGAAGAGACACAATTCGTTGAAATTTCTCAAGAACCATTCAAGAAACCAGTGAGTCAAATAACCGTAAACAATCATATCGAATCAACGAATAACATTTATATGGGAAAACCACCTCAAAGTACTGAAAAACCAAAGCCACAGACATCTTATGAAAGGCCATCTTCACCAACGGTTGTTATTACACCAAAACCATCACCGGTAACCACGCCTTATCCAAACAGAATTACAGCAACTGGGCCTTCATCAACTTCGAGCACGCCTAGTTACGATTCCTACACAGAATATCATTCAACGACGACGATGAAAACAGAAATGCAAACAGCGCCCGATAACTTTATAAACTTCCCACCAGTTAGAAATCCAATGCTCAACTCCAATGGAACTAATTCAAACATTTTCAACACAAGCGTGTCTATATCTGATAACGAATTGGATGATGTGGACTTCTCAACGCCAACCTGGCAAgatgatgataaattaaatgataaaatgaaCCTTTTCGTGAACAAAATCGTGGGCAGCCTCCAGGGTACCTTCCAGGAGCTGCATGACATAGTCATTCTTGACAAAAAGCCAAACGCGACAATTATTAAACCAACCACAGCTAAGCCTCCGAAGAAAACTGTCCCGACTCGAAAACCAGTGACAACTACGAGAAAACCAGCTagaattacaacaacaacaaagaaACCGTTAAAAACGACTAAAAAACCACCCAAACAAACCACACCTTCTAAGAGAACTactacaactacaacaacaaccacaacaacaacaacaacgccTCCGCCAACTACAACGACAAAAAAACCT GTGACCACCACAAAGAAATCAAAGCCGACAAAAAAAGTCACCACGACCACCGTTACAACGACGGTAACAGAGCAAGATGAGGTCACAACGGAACAACCTGAGGTCATTGACTATAATGATAAGAATT TATGTGGAGTCCGTCCAATGATGAAGTCAGGTCGTATTGTTGGTGGCAAGGATGCCAAATTCGGCGAGTGGCCTTGGCAGGTTTTAGTCAGAGAGTCGACGTGGATGGGTCTCGTCATCAAGAACAAGTGTGGTGGTGTGCTGATCACCAACAGATTCGTAACAACCGCTGCTCATTGTCAACCTGG ATTCCTTGCATCTCTGATAGCAGTGTTCGGTGAAAACGATTTGTCAAAGGATGCCGAGCCCCGCAGGCCGATTGCTAAGAACGTGCGGCGCGTGATCGTACACCGGCAGTACGACGCCGCGACCTTCGAAAACGATCTCGCCCTTTTGGAACTGGACACACCCGTGCAATTCGATGCTCATATAG TACCGATCTGCATGCCTCAAGACGACACAGATTTCACAGGACGCGTTGGAACCGTCACTGGTTGGGGACGTCTTACATACAATGGAGTAGTGCCTTCAATCCTGCAAGAAGTTCAG GTTCCTGTGATCGACAACAGCGCTTGCCAGGAGATGTTCCACGCAGCTGGACACGCTAAGAAGATCCTCAATTCCTTCATCTGTGCGGGTTACGCGAATGGACAGAGGGATTCTTGTGAA GGCGACAGTGGTGGTCCCTTAGTGCTGCAGCGCGATGATGGTAAATGGCAATTAGTGGGCACTGTATCCCACGGTATCAAATGTGCAGCTCCGTACTTACCAGGAGTGTACATGAGGACTACATACTACAAACCTTGGCTGAAGTCTTTAACGGGAGTTCGCTAA